A single Anatilimnocola floriformis DNA region contains:
- a CDS encoding patatin-like phospholipase family protein, with protein MTDELTDAYRLRRPLLLAAAAEIQQELAEFLADQKLACRASATVATAEEFTAALARRKDLLSHPLTDADDQIVGRIDVYDFQNVAVAEDLVGKLYTVHSADWLDAQAGKAPVRRLSCVVPLQAMPDGWSSRRDVPVYFRLDIEATQQPPPALRPLPRVVYPPDPHAPLALIMKGGGIKGLAYVGALEELTKRYRFNWFVGTSAGAITAILLGAGYTPEEMKKLMSEKDFRDFFDASWYMYPSNLIFHQGLHHANAFTIWLDELLANKLNSQQRVRLKDLPHRVTVYASRRGRRTLKFDSIDADADAAYAARCSMSIPYVFVPQKEQGIHTYDGGIHQNFPVEELLRDHPGTEFVSLFLGPEIYETPKSRFVISDLLSIWTEGADIETVSRYRDQTVVIDPRPVGTLDFDLSADEKEYLLACGRTGALAHLASEAECTAARTARDTLKATILPIRTKRWRWKWARRTLYCALAGLAYVAYRIFF; from the coding sequence GTGACCGATGAACTCACTGACGCCTACCGCCTCCGGCGTCCGCTCTTGCTCGCCGCCGCGGCCGAAATCCAGCAGGAACTGGCGGAGTTCCTCGCGGATCAAAAGCTGGCTTGCCGCGCCAGCGCCACCGTCGCCACGGCCGAGGAATTCACGGCCGCACTCGCCCGGCGGAAAGACCTTTTGTCGCATCCGCTGACGGATGCGGATGACCAGATTGTTGGGCGGATCGACGTCTACGACTTCCAGAATGTCGCCGTCGCCGAAGACCTGGTGGGAAAGCTATACACCGTCCATTCAGCCGATTGGCTGGATGCGCAGGCCGGAAAGGCACCCGTTCGCCGACTCAGCTGTGTCGTCCCCCTTCAGGCCATGCCGGATGGCTGGAGTTCCAGGCGTGACGTCCCTGTTTATTTTCGCCTCGATATTGAGGCGACGCAGCAACCGCCGCCTGCCCTGCGTCCGCTGCCGCGCGTGGTATACCCTCCGGACCCGCATGCTCCACTGGCGCTGATCATGAAGGGAGGCGGCATCAAGGGCCTGGCGTATGTCGGTGCGCTCGAAGAGCTGACGAAACGCTATCGCTTCAACTGGTTCGTAGGCACGTCCGCAGGCGCGATTACCGCGATCCTGCTGGGAGCGGGATATACGCCGGAAGAAATGAAGAAGCTCATGAGCGAAAAGGACTTTCGCGACTTCTTCGACGCGTCCTGGTACATGTATCCCTCCAATTTAATCTTTCACCAGGGGCTACATCACGCGAACGCGTTCACCATCTGGCTGGATGAGTTGCTCGCGAATAAGCTCAACAGCCAGCAACGCGTCCGGCTTAAGGACCTGCCGCACCGGGTCACCGTCTACGCGTCACGCCGCGGACGCCGGACCCTGAAGTTCGATTCAATCGATGCCGACGCCGATGCGGCTTACGCCGCCCGGTGCAGCATGTCGATCCCTTACGTATTCGTTCCGCAGAAAGAGCAGGGCATCCATACCTATGACGGCGGCATCCACCAGAATTTTCCGGTGGAAGAGTTGCTTCGCGACCATCCGGGCACTGAATTCGTCAGCCTCTTCCTGGGACCGGAAATCTACGAGACGCCGAAATCCCGTTTCGTGATCAGCGACCTGCTTTCGATCTGGACGGAAGGCGCTGACATCGAAACCGTATCGCGCTACCGTGACCAAACGGTTGTCATCGATCCGCGTCCGGTGGGCACCCTCGACTTCGACCTCTCCGCCGACGAGAAAGAATATCTGCTCGCCTGCGGCCGGACCGGCGCCCTTGCTCACCTGGCGAGCGAAGCGGAATGCACCGCCGCACGAACCGCCCGTGACACGCTGAAGGCGACCATCCTGCCGATACGCACGAAGCGTTGGCGGTGGAAATGGGCTCGACGCACCCTTTATTGTGCGTTAGCCGGACTGGCCTATGTTGCCTATCGCATCTTCTTTTAA
- a CDS encoding ArdC family protein: MTTTSNTTKRADVYSRVTDRIVAELEAGVRPWLKPWNAEHAAGRITRPLRFNGERYSGINVLMLWAEAETKGYACPIWMTFNQARELGGFVKKGEHGSPVVYASKFKKSETDDAGQEVERDIPFLKEYTVFNVEQIESLPDWYYQLKETPKPQLQRIEAADRFFANTKADIRTGGTQAYYAAGSDHIQMPRFECFSDAESYAATLAHELTHWTKHASRLNREFGRKRWGDEGYAMEELVAELGSAFLSADLRITPEVRDDHASYVANWLKVLKDDKRAIFTAASYASRAVDFLHGLQPQEG; the protein is encoded by the coding sequence ATGACTACCACTTCCAACACCACCAAAAGGGCAGACGTTTATTCACGGGTAACCGATCGCATCGTTGCCGAACTAGAGGCGGGCGTGAGGCCTTGGCTGAAACCGTGGAACGCGGAACATGCAGCCGGACGGATCACGCGGCCATTGCGATTCAATGGCGAACGCTATAGCGGTATCAATGTTTTGATGTTGTGGGCTGAGGCGGAAACCAAGGGCTATGCCTGCCCCATCTGGATGACGTTTAACCAGGCCCGCGAGCTGGGCGGGTTCGTGAAGAAAGGCGAACATGGCTCCCCCGTTGTGTACGCCTCCAAATTCAAGAAGAGCGAAACCGACGACGCCGGGCAGGAAGTCGAACGCGATATTCCCTTCCTTAAGGAATACACCGTTTTCAACGTCGAGCAGATCGAAAGCCTGCCCGACTGGTACTACCAGCTGAAGGAAACCCCGAAGCCACAGCTGCAACGCATCGAGGCGGCCGACCGGTTCTTCGCGAACACGAAGGCCGACATCCGCACCGGCGGCACGCAGGCCTATTACGCCGCGGGCAGCGATCACATCCAGATGCCCCGCTTCGAGTGCTTCAGCGACGCAGAAAGCTACGCGGCCACGCTGGCCCATGAGCTGACACACTGGACCAAGCATGCCTCCCGGCTGAACCGGGAGTTCGGTCGTAAACGCTGGGGCGATGAAGGCTACGCGATGGAAGAACTCGTCGCGGAACTTGGCTCGGCGTTCCTTTCGGCCGACTTGCGGATCACGCCCGAAGTGCGGGACGACCATGCGAGCTACGTCGCTAACTGGCTGAAGGTCCTGAAGGACGACAAGCGGGCGATCTTCACCGCCGCCAGCTACGCAAGCCGGGCGGTTGATTTCCTGCATGGCCTGCAGCCGCAGGAAGGCTAA
- the adhP gene encoding alcohol dehydrogenase AdhP, whose protein sequence is MSRRMKAAVVEQFGAPLVLREQDIPIPGSGQILVKTEACGVCHTDIHAWHGDWPTKPTLPFIPGHEGIGTVVAFGSGVTAVKEGERVGVPWLYSACGHCEYCLSARETVCGEAQFGGYTKNGGFAEYILADPNYVARIPSGIKPTEAAPIICAGVTTYKGIKETGAKPGEWIAISGIGGLGHLAIQYAKVMGLYVCAIDIDDGKLAHAKRLGADLVVNAKAGDPVETVRNGTGGGAHGVVITAPSLGAFKQGVGMTRKCGTCVLIGLPPGEFPTPLFDVVSNCITIRGSFVGTRQDMAEALAFAAEGKVKADIELQPLSAINQVLERLQHGNVASRVVLDFLNG, encoded by the coding sequence ATGTCACGAAGAATGAAAGCGGCCGTGGTTGAACAGTTTGGAGCGCCGTTGGTGCTTCGGGAACAGGACATTCCCATTCCGGGGTCGGGGCAGATACTGGTCAAAACCGAGGCGTGCGGTGTATGTCACACTGATATTCATGCCTGGCACGGCGACTGGCCAACGAAGCCGACGCTCCCGTTCATACCCGGCCACGAGGGAATTGGCACTGTGGTCGCCTTTGGGTCAGGCGTGACGGCCGTGAAGGAAGGCGAACGGGTCGGAGTGCCTTGGCTGTACTCGGCGTGTGGTCATTGTGAGTACTGCTTGTCAGCTCGGGAGACGGTTTGTGGAGAAGCACAGTTCGGCGGTTACACCAAGAATGGAGGCTTCGCCGAATACATCCTGGCCGATCCAAATTACGTCGCCCGCATACCGTCCGGAATAAAACCCACGGAAGCAGCGCCGATAATCTGCGCCGGCGTCACTACTTACAAAGGGATCAAGGAAACAGGAGCGAAGCCGGGAGAATGGATTGCCATTTCCGGCATCGGCGGTTTGGGGCATCTGGCGATTCAATACGCCAAGGTCATGGGACTATATGTCTGTGCGATTGACATTGATGACGGCAAGCTCGCCCACGCCAAGCGTCTGGGTGCCGATCTCGTTGTTAATGCGAAGGCAGGTGACCCGGTCGAGACCGTGAGGAACGGGACCGGCGGCGGAGCGCACGGCGTTGTGATCACCGCGCCTTCCCTGGGTGCATTCAAGCAGGGCGTTGGTATGACGCGCAAATGTGGAACCTGCGTGCTGATCGGCCTGCCACCGGGCGAATTCCCAACACCGCTCTTCGACGTGGTGTCGAACTGCATCACCATCCGAGGGTCGTTCGTCGGTACACGCCAAGACATGGCCGAGGCGCTTGCGTTCGCGGCTGAGGGCAAGGTCAAAGCCGATATCGAGCTGCAACCGCTGTCCGCGATCAATCAGGTCCTTGAGCGCCTTCAACATGGCAATGTGGCGTCACGCGTTGTGCTCGACTTCTTGAATGGTTGA
- a CDS encoding Dps family protein, with protein sequence MSNSTITRPVISNLKEPVTPSKRGETQAFSVARRNLLALDASVAAGSIDNLNQLLADTCTLRDLYKKHHWQASGPNFYSLHLLFDKHFAEQAELVDLLAERVQTLGGVCLAMAHDIAEATLVPRAPKDREGTESQILRLLHAHEVILLEARAMARNSADKGDLGTNDIIVSDVIRTNELQVWFVAEHVQCT encoded by the coding sequence ATGTCTAACTCAACGATTACCCGGCCCGTCATCTCAAATCTTAAAGAACCGGTGACACCATCCAAGCGAGGCGAGACGCAAGCATTTAGCGTCGCGAGACGCAATCTTCTGGCGTTGGATGCATCGGTAGCCGCCGGCAGTATCGACAACCTTAACCAACTTCTGGCCGACACCTGCACGCTCCGAGACTTGTATAAGAAACATCACTGGCAGGCATCGGGACCAAACTTCTACAGCCTGCATCTGCTCTTCGACAAGCACTTTGCGGAGCAAGCCGAACTCGTCGACCTGCTCGCCGAGCGTGTGCAAACGCTGGGCGGGGTCTGCCTCGCGATGGCGCACGATATCGCCGAGGCCACGCTCGTACCACGCGCGCCGAAAGACCGCGAAGGAACGGAGTCGCAGATTTTACGTTTGCTTCACGCCCATGAGGTCATCCTCTTGGAAGCTCGGGCGATGGCCCGCAACTCTGCGGATAAAGGCGACTTGGGAACCAATGACATTATCGTTTCCGATGTCATTCGTACCAATGAACTGCAAGTCTGGTTCGTTGCAGAACATGTGCAATGTACGTGA
- a CDS encoding BON domain-containing protein, protein MKTDAQLKTDVMEALRWDPAVTATDITVIAKDGIVTLNGSVPHYAEKSAAERATQRVEGVKAIAEEMEINLSGIHKRTDTELAQAVANGLKWHIWVPSEVHATVENGSVTLTGTVTWGFERFAAVEAVKYLSGVKGVFNNITLKPTVQATAVKDAIEKALKRDAEIDAGLVKVSADGSKVTLAGSVHSWNEREEAGSAAWSTPGVTDVVNNLTVSV, encoded by the coding sequence ATGAAGACCGATGCACAATTGAAGACGGACGTGATGGAGGCACTGCGCTGGGATCCAGCCGTGACTGCGACGGACATCACCGTCATTGCCAAGGATGGAATCGTGACGCTGAACGGTAGTGTTCCACACTACGCCGAAAAGAGCGCTGCCGAACGGGCGACGCAGCGTGTCGAAGGGGTCAAGGCCATCGCCGAAGAGATGGAAATCAACCTGAGCGGAATTCACAAGCGTACCGACACTGAACTCGCCCAAGCGGTGGCGAATGGACTGAAGTGGCATATTTGGGTGCCGAGCGAAGTCCACGCTACGGTCGAAAACGGCTCAGTGACCCTCACCGGCACCGTCACATGGGGCTTCGAGCGGTTCGCCGCCGTTGAGGCCGTGAAATACCTGTCGGGCGTCAAAGGTGTTTTTAACAACATCACTCTGAAGCCAACTGTCCAGGCGACTGCAGTTAAGGATGCAATTGAGAAGGCACTCAAGCGTGATGCCGAGATCGATGCTGGTCTGGTCAAGGTGTCCGCCGATGGCAGCAAAGTAACGCTCGCGGGATCGGTCCATTCTTGGAACGAACGCGAAGAGGCGGGATCGGCCGCATGGAGCACTCCTGGCGTGACTGACGTAGTCAACAACCTCACCGTTTCTGTTTAG
- a CDS encoding heavy metal translocating P-type ATPase: MPGFKPVESSQHNAFLEDLRQLWTRKTTFIAAFSVTAILLHIVLRFGFHLTPDWNRIPLLATLVIGGLPMIFDLLVKLWKREFSSDVLGGISIVTSVLLGEYLAGSIIVLMLAGGAALESYALRSASSVLAALAKRMPSIAHRKNGGETTDVTLEQIAVGDTLVIYPHELCPVDGVVTEGHGDMDESYLTGEPFHITKTSGSNVISGAISGESVLVIRATKRACESRYAKIIEVMKESESKRPRLQRLGDQLGAVYTPVALIVAALAWLISGESLRFLAVLVIATPCPLLLAIPIAIIGSISLCARRAIIVKSPIVLEQIAECRTAIFDKTGTLTYGQPQLTEQINVDGFDGREILTLVASLERYSKHPLATAIIKAAGEAKISLLESTNVAEVPGEGLRGTVAGRKLLVTSRNKLIAMKVSGAEAIPPLAGGLECVIAIDHRFAATLRFRDAPRAESLSFIRHLGPKHQFQRVMIVSGDRESEVKYLAGQVGITEIYAQKTPEEKLEIVRNETAKAKSLYVGDGINDAPAMMAATVGMAIGQNSDVTSEAAGVVIMDNSLTKVDEFMHISRRMRIIALQSAVGGMAFSMLGMGFAATGHLGPVAGSVTQEVIDVLAVLNALRAAFPPKVIHDL, from the coding sequence ATGCCTGGCTTTAAGCCCGTGGAGTCATCGCAACACAATGCGTTCCTGGAAGATTTGCGCCAGCTATGGACCCGCAAAACGACGTTTATTGCTGCATTTTCCGTGACCGCGATATTGCTTCACATAGTGTTGCGGTTTGGCTTCCACCTCACACCGGATTGGAATCGTATCCCATTGCTGGCCACGCTTGTGATAGGCGGCTTGCCAATGATCTTCGACCTTTTAGTGAAGCTCTGGAAACGCGAGTTCAGTTCGGATGTGTTAGGCGGCATTTCAATTGTTACCTCGGTGCTTCTGGGTGAGTATTTGGCAGGATCGATTATAGTTCTTATGCTGGCGGGTGGCGCTGCTCTTGAAAGCTATGCACTGCGAAGCGCGTCCTCGGTTCTTGCCGCACTGGCGAAGCGCATGCCGTCGATCGCGCATCGCAAAAATGGCGGTGAAACTACTGACGTGACGCTGGAGCAGATCGCTGTTGGTGACACGCTGGTCATTTATCCACATGAATTATGTCCGGTGGATGGGGTGGTTACCGAGGGGCATGGTGACATGGACGAGTCTTACTTGACAGGAGAGCCGTTCCACATCACTAAAACGTCGGGTTCAAATGTCATCTCCGGAGCGATCAGCGGGGAATCGGTATTAGTTATTCGTGCCACGAAACGTGCGTGCGAGTCTCGATATGCAAAAATCATAGAGGTGATGAAAGAATCGGAAAGTAAGCGTCCGCGACTGCAACGCCTAGGAGATCAGCTTGGCGCCGTCTACACGCCTGTGGCCCTCATCGTTGCCGCCTTGGCTTGGCTGATCAGCGGGGAATCGCTTCGCTTCTTGGCTGTCTTGGTAATCGCGACACCATGCCCATTGTTGCTGGCGATTCCCATTGCGATTATTGGATCTATCTCTCTCTGCGCTCGTCGAGCGATCATCGTCAAGAGTCCAATAGTCCTGGAGCAGATTGCCGAGTGTCGGACTGCGATCTTTGACAAGACAGGAACACTGACTTACGGGCAACCGCAGCTCACCGAGCAAATCAATGTTGATGGGTTCGACGGTCGCGAAATTTTGACTCTCGTAGCAAGCCTCGAACGCTATTCGAAGCATCCACTAGCGACCGCAATCATTAAGGCAGCCGGCGAGGCGAAGATCTCCTTGTTAGAATCGACGAACGTTGCAGAAGTCCCTGGCGAAGGTCTACGCGGGACAGTGGCTGGACGCAAGCTTCTTGTTACAAGTCGCAATAAGTTGATCGCGATGAAAGTCAGTGGTGCGGAAGCAATTCCACCTTTAGCGGGCGGCCTAGAATGTGTCATCGCAATCGACCATCGATTCGCAGCGACTCTCCGATTCCGCGATGCGCCACGTGCCGAGAGCCTTTCATTTATTAGGCATCTCGGTCCCAAACATCAGTTTCAGCGAGTGATGATCGTGTCGGGTGATCGAGAATCGGAAGTCAAGTACTTAGCCGGTCAAGTTGGCATCACCGAAATCTACGCTCAAAAGACTCCTGAAGAAAAGCTCGAAATAGTTCGCAACGAAACGGCAAAGGCGAAGAGCCTATACGTAGGCGATGGCATCAACGATGCACCCGCCATGATGGCAGCTACCGTAGGGATGGCGATTGGCCAGAACAGCGATGTCACGTCAGAGGCTGCGGGAGTTGTCATCATGGACAATTCGTTGACCAAAGTCGATGAATTCATGCACATCAGCCGCCGAATGCGCATTATTGCTTTGCAAAGTGCCGTCGGAGGGATGGCTTTTAGCATGCTTGGAATGGGCTTCGCAGCTACCGGGCATCTGGGGCCAGTAGCGGGTTCTGTCACTCAGGAGGTGATTGATGTATTGGCTGTCCTTAACGCATTGCGAGCGGCTTTCCCACCGAAGGTGATTCATGATCTCTAA
- a CDS encoding general stress protein, with translation MTTDWTEEKYDAETRTEREGNLPLRRNSSHSRNTWQRNTNSAVAAFETHDQAESAVRKLEKGGFDMKHLSIVGKVYHTDEHVVGYYSIGDRIQYCGKTGAFCGGFWGLLVGSGFFWMPGIGPVLVGGPLVLWIVGALEESVVLGGLSALATALYSVGIPMNSVVQYETEVKTGKLLLVAHGTPDEVELAKGILEKAYATTTIHAEPIATAI, from the coding sequence ATGACAACGGATTGGACCGAGGAAAAGTACGATGCGGAAACGCGCACCGAACGCGAAGGCAATTTGCCTTTGCGGAGAAACTCGTCACACAGTCGCAACACCTGGCAACGCAACACGAATTCAGCGGTCGCGGCATTCGAGACACACGACCAGGCGGAGAGCGCGGTTCGCAAACTTGAGAAAGGAGGCTTCGACATGAAGCACCTTTCGATCGTGGGAAAGGTCTACCACACGGATGAACATGTAGTCGGCTACTACAGCATCGGCGACCGGATCCAGTATTGTGGCAAAACGGGAGCGTTCTGTGGCGGTTTTTGGGGATTGCTAGTCGGCTCGGGATTCTTCTGGATGCCGGGCATTGGGCCGGTGTTGGTCGGGGGCCCGCTGGTGTTGTGGATCGTTGGTGCCTTGGAAGAGTCGGTGGTCCTAGGTGGCCTCAGCGCACTAGCGACTGCGCTTTACAGCGTCGGGATTCCCATGAATAGCGTGGTGCAGTACGAAACCGAAGTGAAGACCGGCAAACTCCTCCTCGTCGCACATGGGACGCCGGACGAAGTCGAACTTGCCAAAGGCATTCTCGAAAAGGCATACGCCACAACAACGATTCACGCCGAGCCGATCGCTACGGCTATATGA
- a CDS encoding dodecin family protein, which produces MSKTIDHAKSPATIEVVEMVGVSKESWSAAAQEAVARACASHRHVTGLDILHSTATISDGKIAEYHVNVKLAYITKPAKIEN; this is translated from the coding sequence ATGTCCAAAACGATTGATCACGCGAAATCGCCCGCAACGATTGAAGTCGTCGAAATGGTCGGGGTTTCGAAGGAGAGTTGGAGCGCTGCCGCTCAGGAGGCAGTCGCACGAGCTTGCGCAAGTCACCGCCACGTTACCGGCCTGGATATCCTGCACAGTACCGCCACGATTAGTGACGGCAAGATCGCGGAGTACCACGTCAACGTCAAATTGGCGTACATCACCAAGCCGGCCAAGATCGAGAATTAG
- a CDS encoding BON domain-containing protein translates to MKTDAQLKTDVMEALRWDPAVTATDITVIAKDGIVTLNGSVPHYAEKSAAERATQRVEGVKAIAEEMEINLSGIHKRKDSEIAQSVMDSLRWHVWVPNHVQATVENGWVTLTGTVTWGFQRTSAEDSVRYQSGVKGISNNITLTSNVGTTAVRDAIEKALKRDAEVDAKNIKVSTDGGKVTLAGSVHSWNERYEAGSAAWSAPGVTEVENNLAISY, encoded by the coding sequence ATGAAGACCGATGCACAATTGAAGACGGACGTGATGGAGGCGCTGCGCTGGGATCCCGCCGTGACTGCGACGGACATCACCGTCATTGCCAAGGATGGAATCGTGACGCTGAACGGTAGCGTTCCGCACTACGCCGAAAAGAGCGCTGCCGAGCGGGCGACGCAGCGTGTCGAAGGGGTCAAGGCCATCGCCGAGGAGATGGAAATCAACCTGAGCGGAATTCACAAGCGCAAGGATTCCGAGATCGCCCAATCCGTCATGGACAGCCTCCGCTGGCATGTATGGGTGCCGAACCACGTTCAGGCAACCGTTGAAAACGGCTGGGTCACGCTCACTGGCACCGTTACTTGGGGATTCCAACGAACCTCCGCCGAGGACTCCGTTCGGTATCAAAGTGGCGTCAAAGGAATTTCCAATAACATCACCCTTACGTCGAACGTTGGAACAACGGCGGTCAGGGACGCGATTGAGAAGGCGCTGAAGCGCGATGCGGAGGTCGATGCCAAGAATATCAAGGTATCGACGGACGGTGGCAAAGTAACGCTGGCGGGTTCGGTCCATTCCTGGAATGAACGCTACGAGGCCGGTTCGGCCGCGTGGAGCGCTCCCGGCGTGACCGAAGTCGAAAACAACCTTGCAATTTCGTATTAA
- a CDS encoding TraR/DksA C4-type zinc finger protein, which translates to MADIKLQLVELGKRLRREATLAAESLRQDVVKPGEITHLPTHPADQDVEGLDVEIAIAQNEELLFEQVEAAIGRIEAGTYGVCQECGKPIDEARLKAIPYAAHCIGCARSDHDEIDQPVRGEPRRFR; encoded by the coding sequence TTGGCCGACATCAAATTGCAATTGGTCGAGCTCGGCAAGCGGCTGAGGCGAGAGGCTACCTTGGCGGCAGAATCGCTACGTCAAGACGTGGTAAAGCCGGGAGAAATCACACACTTACCCACGCATCCCGCGGACCAAGACGTCGAAGGTTTGGATGTCGAGATTGCGATTGCTCAGAACGAGGAATTGCTGTTCGAGCAGGTTGAAGCCGCTATTGGGCGGATTGAGGCGGGAACTTACGGTGTTTGCCAGGAGTGCGGGAAGCCGATTGACGAGGCGCGTCTGAAGGCCATTCCGTATGCAGCGCATTGTATCGGTTGCGCCCGCAGTGACCATGACGAGATCGATCAACCGGTGCGAGGTGAACCGCGACGTTTCCGTTAA
- a CDS encoding DUF1269 domain-containing protein, with the protein MTMKTNSVVAAFDTHDQAESAVRKLEKGGFNMKHLSIVGKDYHTDEHVVGYYNTGDRMLYWGKLGAFWGGFWGLLLGSGFFWVPGIGPLLVGGPLVLWIVGALEEAVVLGGLSALGAALYSIGIPKNSVVQYETEVKTGKLLLVAHGTPDEVELAKDILDKARAKATIHAETVTAGA; encoded by the coding sequence ATGACAATGAAAACGAATTCAGTGGTTGCGGCATTCGACACCCACGACCAAGCGGAGAGCGCGGTTCGCAAACTTGAGAAGGGAGGCTTCAACATGAAGCACCTTTCCATCGTGGGGAAGGACTATCACACGGATGAACATGTGGTCGGCTACTACAACACCGGCGACCGGATGCTGTATTGGGGAAAACTGGGAGCATTCTGGGGTGGTTTTTGGGGATTGCTGCTCGGCTCGGGATTCTTCTGGGTGCCGGGCATCGGTCCCCTGTTGGTCGGAGGGCCGCTGGTGTTGTGGATCGTTGGTGCCTTGGAAGAAGCGGTGGTCCTGGGTGGACTCAGCGCACTGGGCGCGGCGCTCTACAGCATCGGGATTCCCAAAAATAGCGTTGTGCAATACGAGACCGAAGTGAAGACCGGCAAACTCCTCCTGGTCGCTCATGGGACGCCGGACGAAGTCGAGCTTGCCAAAGACATCCTCGACAAGGCACGCGCCAAAGCGACGATTCATGCGGAGACGGTTACCGCGGGTGCGTAA
- a CDS encoding response regulator, producing MNTTGKLKVQEDKMKTQHTKTWGSADAATPTATVVANQVQRRQPTTSRELSRPRSLSLGRRSLRVLIVDNDQDMADELGWSLHRGGHNPRVAYDGQSALRLAAKQHPHLVLMNVELPQMDGCQVAKQLRLDFPRSECFIIGITWRTDAQRRSQSIEAGIDLLLIKPVELFLMETLLQLETVRVQRLRAENTVRCIGNDDLNLQK from the coding sequence ATGAACACAACGGGAAAGCTCAAAGTTCAGGAAGACAAAATGAAGACTCAGCACACGAAAACTTGGGGATCGGCGGATGCCGCGACACCGACTGCCACAGTGGTGGCGAATCAAGTTCAGCGCCGGCAGCCTACGACTTCGCGAGAACTCAGTCGACCACGTAGCTTGTCGCTCGGGCGACGGTCTCTGCGCGTCCTGATTGTTGACAACGATCAAGACATGGCTGACGAACTTGGCTGGTCGCTGCATCGCGGCGGGCACAATCCCCGTGTCGCGTATGACGGCCAATCCGCACTTCGTTTGGCTGCCAAACAACACCCTCACCTCGTGCTGATGAATGTTGAACTGCCGCAGATGGATGGATGTCAAGTCGCCAAGCAACTACGACTCGACTTTCCAAGAAGTGAATGCTTCATCATCGGCATCACATGGCGAACCGACGCACAACGACGCAGTCAATCCATCGAAGCGGGTATCGACCTGTTGCTGATCAAGCCCGTCGAACTCTTTCTCATGGAAACCCTGCTCCAGCTGGAAACGGTCCGCGTGCAACGATTGCGAGCGGAGAATACGGTCAGATGCATTGGCAATGATGATTTGAATCTTCAGAAATGA
- a CDS encoding DUF2294 domain-containing protein, with product MKQSATEISKQVALIASDFQRRRTGHAPQSVTVVLSEDTLVITLLEALTPAEKALSQTPQGAAQVQDFHRQLFASSVEEMRQEITRITGRQVREAATEVETATGIVVHAFTTGAMVQVFLLTPNTSSDQPPDNVEEIQIERADDDGLHLGPEADAQK from the coding sequence ATGAAACAATCCGCAACGGAAATCTCGAAACAGGTCGCGCTGATCGCCAGCGATTTTCAGCGACGGCGGACCGGACACGCGCCGCAGTCGGTTACGGTTGTTCTTAGCGAAGACACCTTGGTCATTACGTTGCTTGAGGCGCTCACTCCGGCGGAGAAAGCACTTTCGCAGACGCCGCAAGGTGCGGCCCAAGTGCAAGACTTTCACCGGCAGCTGTTTGCGAGTTCCGTCGAGGAAATGCGACAAGAAATTACCCGGATCACAGGACGTCAGGTGCGTGAGGCGGCCACGGAAGTTGAAACCGCAACTGGAATTGTCGTTCACGCATTCACCACCGGAGCGATGGTCCAAGTGTTTCTGCTCACGCCGAACACATCCTCCGATCAGCCACCAGACAATGTCGAAGAGATTCAGATTGAGCGGGCCGATGACGACGGACTCCATCTGGGCCCCGAAGCCGATGCTCAGAAATGA
- a CDS encoding response regulator, with product MNRSLLIVDDDSDQVDTLARCFIRDGWHVVGVVHPRQALEAASFQQFQVALLDLSLPELDGIQLMQRLRRTQEDLQVILLSGYEYPASEAKAAGAFACLTKPCGLALLKAKVGEAFEQTLLVCDATLG from the coding sequence ATGAACCGTTCACTTTTAATCGTCGACGATGATTCGGACCAAGTTGATACGCTGGCTCGCTGCTTTATCCGTGACGGATGGCACGTGGTCGGCGTTGTTCATCCGCGCCAGGCACTGGAAGCAGCGAGTTTCCAACAGTTCCAGGTCGCGCTGCTCGACCTCAGCCTGCCGGAACTTGACGGCATTCAATTGATGCAGCGGCTAAGGCGGACTCAGGAAGATCTGCAAGTCATCCTGTTGTCCGGCTACGAGTATCCGGCCTCCGAAGCCAAAGCGGCGGGGGCCTTTGCCTGTCTTACAAAGCCCTGCGGCCTCGCGCTACTGAAAGCCAAGGTAGGCGAGGCATTCGAGCAAACTTTGCTCGTTTGCGACGCGACGCTTGGTTAA